The Streptomyces cynarae genome contains a region encoding:
- a CDS encoding helix-turn-helix transcriptional regulator: MRTTQRRRPELAAFLRSRRARVTPADVGMPPGLRRRTPGLRREEVAQLSGVGVTWYTWLEQGRPINASPQVLDAVARTLRLDQPEREHLYHLAEVPYDGGGERLPQRVGQDVLDVIDALDPRPAVVYNSRYDVLATNAAYGDLFRIPRTPDIGAANALWTLFMVPEEACPVVHRDSELPVMVATLRSAYGRHVGEPAWEDFIRKLSAASAYFAELWASGEVTPPGPRVKTFRHKAVGELRMTSLSLSIDGMPECRIVAYTPENEEAREKVALLRARRQRLWPSPDGEAGEAVRIRNTENPAP; the protein is encoded by the coding sequence ATGAGGACGACACAGCGCCGCAGGCCGGAGCTGGCCGCCTTCCTGCGCAGCAGGCGGGCCCGGGTGACACCGGCCGACGTGGGCATGCCGCCGGGACTGCGGCGCCGGACGCCGGGCCTGCGCCGCGAGGAGGTGGCGCAGCTCTCCGGGGTGGGTGTGACCTGGTACACATGGCTCGAGCAGGGCCGCCCGATCAACGCCTCGCCACAGGTCCTGGACGCGGTGGCGCGCACGCTGCGCCTGGACCAGCCGGAGCGCGAGCACCTGTACCACCTGGCGGAGGTGCCCTACGACGGGGGCGGGGAACGGCTGCCCCAGCGGGTCGGCCAGGACGTGCTGGACGTCATCGACGCCCTGGACCCGCGTCCGGCGGTGGTCTACAACTCGCGTTACGACGTCCTCGCCACGAACGCCGCCTACGGCGACCTGTTCCGGATTCCGAGGACGCCGGACATCGGCGCGGCGAACGCGCTGTGGACGCTGTTCATGGTGCCCGAGGAGGCCTGCCCGGTGGTGCACCGGGACAGCGAGCTGCCGGTGATGGTGGCCACCCTTCGCTCCGCGTACGGCAGACATGTGGGCGAGCCGGCGTGGGAGGACTTCATACGCAAGCTGTCGGCGGCCAGTGCGTACTTCGCGGAGCTGTGGGCGAGCGGCGAGGTGACCCCGCCCGGGCCGCGGGTGAAGACCTTCCGTCACAAGGCGGTGGGCGAGCTGAGGATGACCTCGCTGTCCCTGTCGATCGACGGAATGCCGGAGTGCAGGATCGTGGCGTACACGCCGGAGAACGAGGAGGCTCGCGAGAAGGTCGCACTGCTCAGAGCGCGGAGGCAGCGGCTGTGGCCGTCGCCGGACGGCGAGGCCGGGGAGGCCGTCCGCATTCGGAATACAGAAAATCCCGCCCCTTGA
- a CDS encoding histidine phosphatase family protein, translating into MTAAGTSTGKKGRGRRIILWRHGQTSWNVERRFQGSTDVELTETGIGQARRSARLLASLKPDAIVASDLRRAAATAAELATLTGLEVTLDEALRETYAGVWQGLTHEEIIALHGEEYAAWKRGEPVRRGGGELETEVADRAAPVVLRHAEKLPVDGTLVVVSHGGTIRTTIGRLLGLEAQHWESLGGLSNCCWSVLGEGSRGWRLLEHNAGTLPEPVLGDDD; encoded by the coding sequence GTGACGGCAGCAGGCACCAGCACGGGGAAGAAGGGCCGGGGGCGCCGGATCATCCTGTGGCGCCACGGTCAGACGTCCTGGAACGTGGAGCGCCGCTTCCAGGGCTCCACGGATGTCGAACTGACCGAGACCGGCATCGGCCAGGCCCGCCGCTCCGCGCGCCTGCTCGCCTCGCTGAAGCCGGACGCCATCGTCGCCTCCGACCTCAGGCGCGCCGCCGCCACGGCCGCCGAGCTGGCCACGCTCACCGGCCTGGAGGTCACCCTGGACGAGGCCCTGCGCGAGACGTACGCGGGCGTCTGGCAGGGGCTGACCCACGAGGAGATCATCGCCCTGCACGGCGAGGAATACGCCGCCTGGAAGCGCGGCGAGCCCGTCCGCCGCGGCGGTGGCGAGCTGGAGACCGAGGTCGCCGACCGGGCCGCCCCCGTGGTGCTCCGCCATGCCGAGAAGCTCCCCGTGGACGGCACGCTCGTGGTGGTCAGCCACGGCGGCACGATCCGCACCACCATCGGCCGCCTGCTCGGCCTGGAGGCCCAACACTGGGAGAGCCTCGGCGGTCTCTCCAACTGCTGCTGGTCCGTCCTCGGCGAAGGCTCCCGCGGCTGGCGCCTCCTCGAACACAACGCGGGCACCCTGCCGGAACCGGTCCTCGGCGACGACGACTGA
- the proB gene encoding glutamate 5-kinase, with protein sequence MAGARQAVEEAHRIVVKVGSSSLTTAAGGLDADRVDALVDVLAKHRSGGEREVVLVSSGAIAAGLAPLGLRRRPRDLARQQAAASVGQGLLVARYTASFARYGIRVGQILLTGDDTSRRAHHRNASRTLDKLLAMGALPVVNENDTVATDEIRFGDNDRLAALVAHLVHADLLVLLSDVDGVYDGDPSRPGTSRIAEVRGPEDLAHVEIGSAGKAGVGTGGMVTKVEAARIAAAAGIPVVLTSAVHAADALAGRDTGTYFHPTGKRSADRLLWLQHASTPQGALTLDDGAVRAVVEGRKSLLPAGIAAVEGDFSAGDPVELRDSEGRAVARGLVNFDAKEIPRLIGRSTRELARELGPAYEREVIHRDDLVVLHP encoded by the coding sequence GTGGCAGGCGCAAGACAGGCCGTGGAAGAGGCCCACAGGATCGTCGTCAAGGTGGGCTCCTCCTCACTGACCACGGCCGCGGGCGGGCTCGACGCCGACCGCGTCGACGCCCTCGTCGACGTGCTCGCCAAACACCGCAGCGGAGGGGAGAGAGAGGTCGTCCTCGTCTCCTCCGGTGCCATCGCCGCCGGCCTCGCGCCTCTCGGCCTGCGCCGCCGCCCCCGCGACCTGGCCCGCCAGCAGGCCGCCGCCAGCGTCGGCCAGGGCCTCCTGGTCGCGCGCTACACGGCCTCCTTCGCCCGCTACGGCATCCGCGTCGGCCAGATCCTGCTGACCGGCGACGACACCAGCCGTCGCGCCCACCACCGCAACGCCTCCCGCACCCTCGACAAGCTTCTCGCGATGGGCGCGCTGCCGGTCGTCAACGAGAACGACACCGTCGCCACCGACGAGATCCGCTTCGGCGACAACGACCGCCTCGCCGCGCTCGTCGCCCACCTCGTCCACGCCGACCTGCTGGTCCTGCTGTCGGACGTGGACGGCGTCTACGACGGGGATCCCAGCAGGCCCGGCACCTCGCGGATAGCGGAGGTGCGGGGCCCGGAGGACCTGGCGCACGTGGAGATCGGCAGCGCGGGCAAGGCCGGCGTCGGCACCGGCGGCATGGTCACCAAGGTCGAGGCGGCCCGCATCGCGGCGGCGGCCGGCATCCCCGTGGTGCTCACCTCCGCCGTGCACGCCGCCGACGCCCTCGCGGGGCGTGACACCGGCACGTACTTCCACCCCACCGGCAAGCGCTCCGCGGACCGGCTGCTGTGGCTGCAGCACGCCTCCACCCCGCAGGGCGCCCTCACCCTCGACGACGGAGCCGTGCGCGCGGTCGTCGAAGGCCGCAAGTCGCTGCTGCCCGCCGGCATCGCCGCGGTCGAGGGCGACTTCAGCGCGGGCGACCCCGTCGAACTGCGTGACAGCGAGGGGCGTGCGGTCGCACGCGGGCTCGTCAACTTCGACGCCAAGGAGATCCCCCGGCTGATCGGCCGCTCGACCAGGGAACTGGCGCGCGAACTCGGCCCCGCCTACGAACGCGAGGTCATCCACAGGGACGACCTGGTCGTCCTGCACCCGTGA
- the rsfS gene encoding ribosome silencing factor has protein sequence MTATDRSLELINTAAQAAADKLAHDIVAYDVSDVLSITDAFLLASAPNDRQVKSIVDEIEERLLKELGAKPVRREGDREARWVLLDYVDIVVHVQHSEERVFYALERLWKDCPELDLPPDAKATRGKAAEHARLQAAQDAAELDAQLGGELR, from the coding sequence GTGACCGCCACGGACCGCTCTCTGGAACTCATCAACACCGCCGCCCAGGCGGCCGCCGACAAGCTCGCGCACGACATCGTCGCCTACGACGTCAGCGATGTGCTGTCGATCACGGACGCCTTCCTCCTGGCCTCGGCTCCCAACGACCGTCAGGTCAAGTCGATCGTCGACGAGATCGAGGAGCGGCTGCTCAAGGAACTCGGCGCCAAGCCGGTACGCCGCGAGGGCGACCGCGAGGCCCGCTGGGTGCTCCTGGACTACGTCGACATCGTGGTGCACGTCCAGCACAGCGAGGAGCGCGTCTTCTACGCGCTGGAGCGGCTGTGGAAGGACTGCCCCGAGCTGGACCTGCCGCCCGACGCCAAGGCCACTCGCGGCAAGGCCGCGGAGCACGCCAGGCTGCAGGCCGCCCAGGACGCCGCCGAGCTGGACGCGCAGCTGGGCGGGGAGCTGCGGTGA
- a CDS encoding glutamate-5-semialdehyde dehydrogenase — translation MTTLSPYDSMSPVAQAAYRARAAAADLAPLPRSEKDDALLAMADALEVRTSEIVEANARDIAKAREAGTSEAIIDRLTLTPERVRAIASDVRDVAALPDPVGEVVRGSTLPNGIDLRQVRVPLGVVGIIYEARPNVTVDAAALCLKSGNAVLLRGSSSAYESNAALVRVLRDAVGGAGLPADAVQLVPGESRESVRELMRARGLVDVLIPRGGASLIRTVVEESTVPVIETGTGNCHVYVDARADIDMAIDILINSKAQRPSVCNAAETLLVHQDIAPEFLPRALDALADAGVTVHADERVMAYAKDSRATVVEATADDWDTEYLSYDIAAAVVDSLDKAVSHIRLWSSGHTEAIVTTSQQAARRFTQLVDSTTVAVNASTRFTDGGQFGFGAEIGISTQKLHARGPMGLPELTSTKYIVTGDGHVRR, via the coding sequence ATGACCACGCTCTCGCCGTACGACTCCATGTCCCCGGTGGCCCAGGCCGCCTACCGTGCCCGGGCCGCCGCCGCAGACCTCGCGCCGCTGCCGCGGTCCGAGAAGGACGACGCGCTGCTCGCCATGGCGGACGCGCTGGAGGTCCGCACGAGTGAGATCGTCGAGGCCAACGCGAGGGACATCGCCAAGGCCCGCGAGGCCGGCACGAGCGAGGCGATCATCGACCGGCTCACGCTCACACCCGAGCGGGTCCGGGCCATCGCCTCCGACGTCCGGGACGTCGCCGCCCTGCCGGACCCGGTGGGCGAGGTCGTCCGCGGCTCCACGCTGCCCAACGGCATCGACCTGCGCCAGGTCCGCGTCCCGCTGGGCGTCGTCGGGATCATCTACGAGGCCCGGCCGAACGTGACCGTCGACGCCGCCGCCCTGTGCCTGAAGTCCGGCAACGCGGTCCTGCTGCGCGGCTCCTCCTCCGCCTACGAGTCGAACGCCGCGCTCGTACGGGTGCTGCGCGACGCCGTGGGCGGGGCCGGCCTGCCCGCCGACGCCGTCCAGCTCGTGCCCGGCGAGAGCCGCGAGTCGGTGCGCGAGCTGATGCGGGCCCGCGGCCTGGTCGACGTGCTCATCCCGCGCGGCGGCGCCTCCCTGATCCGCACGGTCGTCGAGGAGTCCACCGTCCCGGTCATCGAGACCGGCACCGGCAACTGCCACGTCTACGTCGACGCGCGGGCCGACATCGACATGGCGATCGACATCCTGATCAACTCCAAGGCGCAGCGGCCGAGTGTCTGCAACGCCGCCGAGACGCTGCTGGTCCACCAGGACATCGCGCCCGAGTTCCTGCCGCGCGCCCTGGACGCCCTCGCGGACGCAGGGGTCACCGTGCACGCCGACGAGCGCGTGATGGCGTACGCCAAGGACTCCCGGGCCACGGTGGTGGAGGCGACCGCCGACGACTGGGACACCGAGTACCTGTCGTACGACATCGCCGCCGCGGTCGTGGACTCGCTCGACAAGGCCGTGTCGCACATCCGGCTGTGGAGCTCCGGCCACACCGAGGCGATCGTCACCACCTCGCAGCAGGCCGCCCGCCGATTCACCCAACTGGTCGATTCCACGACGGTCGCCGTGAACGCCTCGACGCGCTTCACGGACGGCGGCCAGTTCGGCTTCGGCGCGGAGATCGGGATCTCCACCCAGAAGCTGCACGCCAGGGGTCCGATGGGCCTGCCGGAGCTGACCAGCACCAAGTACATCGTCACCGGTGACGGACACGTACGGCGCTGA
- a CDS encoding LCP family protein yields MNDRYDGYAGGDQYELVGYDEFGQPVYRQVPAQRTPQGYDPYGTQPDQQHQGYGYDPYATGTQQSVGPYQTGRQQPESSHDTGRQPPAAPYDPYAPYGTTTAAGHDPYGRSATSGRQPRVTEQTAYIPHQAGPADSVPGHAPGTGFAGDGTPAGGETSEPHGDRDYRTEQFAFVEEPDGDSEDVIDWLKFTENRTERREEARRRSRSRIIALAVVLALVAVGGVGYLWYAGKLPGLSSGGKSGTTTTAATAQNRDVIVVHLHNTKGGGTSTALLVDNTTTKQGATVLLPNSLALTSDDGSTTTLAKSVADDGSSGTSDAIDSVLGTRIEGTWRLDTPYLENLVELVGNIEVDTNADVPDPGAKKKGGAPLVHKGQDQTLSGTMAVAYATYRATGESQDAQLERFGQVMQGVLRKMSSDPQAATTTVQTLAQILDPSLTDNDLGTFLAKLADLAKDGDYKTALLPVQSDGTIGQKATDTVVKTLLGGTVKSPQAGDAVRVGIENATGSQAAAEQARVVLVNGGYTSVDAGTGPARATSQVTYADDGDKQNAIEVAKTLGLPTSAVKKGTGASNANVSVVLGKDFKPSS; encoded by the coding sequence GTGAACGACCGATACGACGGATACGCGGGCGGCGACCAGTACGAGCTCGTCGGCTATGACGAGTTCGGGCAGCCTGTGTACCGGCAGGTGCCCGCACAGCGGACCCCGCAGGGCTACGACCCGTACGGCACACAGCCCGACCAGCAGCACCAGGGATACGGCTACGACCCGTACGCGACCGGCACTCAGCAGTCCGTGGGGCCCTACCAGACCGGTCGGCAGCAGCCGGAGTCCTCCCATGACACCGGCCGACAGCCCCCCGCCGCGCCTTACGACCCCTACGCCCCGTACGGCACCACGACCGCCGCCGGCCACGACCCCTACGGCCGGTCCGCGACCAGTGGCCGGCAGCCGCGCGTCACCGAGCAGACCGCCTACATCCCGCACCAGGCCGGTCCGGCCGACAGCGTCCCGGGGCACGCCCCCGGGACCGGCTTCGCCGGCGACGGCACGCCCGCAGGCGGCGAGACTTCCGAGCCGCACGGCGACCGCGACTACCGCACCGAGCAGTTCGCCTTCGTCGAGGAGCCCGACGGCGACTCCGAGGACGTCATCGACTGGCTGAAGTTCACCGAGAACCGCACCGAGCGCCGCGAGGAGGCCCGCCGCCGCTCCCGCAGCCGGATCATCGCCCTGGCCGTCGTGCTCGCCCTGGTGGCGGTCGGCGGCGTCGGCTACCTCTGGTACGCGGGCAAGCTGCCCGGCCTCTCCTCCGGTGGCAAGTCCGGCACGACGACGACGGCCGCGACCGCCCAGAACCGTGATGTGATCGTCGTCCACCTGCACAACACCAAGGGCGGCGGCACTTCCACCGCGCTGCTCGTCGACAACACCACCACCAAGCAGGGCGCCACCGTCCTGCTGCCCAACTCCCTGGCCCTGACCTCGGACGACGGCAGCACGACCACCCTCGCCAAGTCGGTCGCCGACGACGGCTCCTCCGGCACCAGCGACGCCATCGACTCGGTCCTCGGCACCAGGATCGAGGGCACCTGGCGCCTCGACACCCCCTACCTGGAGAACCTCGTCGAACTCGTCGGCAACATCGAGGTCGACACCAACGCCGACGTCCCCGACCCCGGCGCCAAGAAGAAGGGCGGCGCGCCCCTCGTGCACAAGGGGCAGGACCAGACCCTCAGCGGCACGATGGCCGTCGCCTACGCCACCTACCGCGCCACCGGGGAGTCCCAGGACGCCCAGCTCGAGCGGTTCGGCCAGGTGATGCAGGGGGTGCTGCGCAAGATGTCCTCCGACCCGCAGGCCGCGACGACCACCGTGCAGACGCTCGCCCAGATCCTCGACCCCTCGCTGACCGACAACGACCTCGGCACCTTCCTGGCCAAGCTCGCGGATCTCGCCAAGGACGGCGACTACAAGACCGCACTGCTTCCGGTCCAGTCCGACGGCACCATCGGCCAGAAGGCCACCGACACCGTGGTCAAGACGCTGCTCGGTGGCACCGTGAAGAGCCCCCAGGCCGGTGACGCCGTCCGCGTCGGCATCGAGAACGCCACCGGTTCCCAGGCCGCCGCCGAGCAGGCCCGTGTCGTCCTCGTCAACGGCGGCTACACCTCCGTCGACGCCGGCACCGGCCCGGCCCGGGCGACCTCCCAGGTGACCTACGCCGACGACGGCGACAAACAGAACGCCATCGAGGTCGCCAAGACCCTCGGTCTGCCCACCAGCGCCGTCAAGAAGGGCACGGGCGCCTCGAACGCGAACGTCTCGGTCGTGCTCGGCAAGGACTTCAAGCCGTCCTCGTGA
- the nadD gene encoding nicotinate-nucleotide adenylyltransferase, translating to MGEQHTPTGPAKGTGPGPGSGPSNPGKRRLGVMGGTFDPIHHGHLVAASEVAAQFHLDEVVFVPTGQPWQKSDRKVSPAEDRYLMTVIATAENPQFSVSRIDIDRGGPTYTTDTLRDLKALNPDTDLFFITGADALGQILTWRYTDELFSLAHFIGVTRPGHTLADPGLPEGGVSLVEVPALAISSTDCRARVAKGEPVWYLVPDGVVRYIDKRQLYRGE from the coding sequence ATGGGAGAGCAGCACACACCCACCGGTCCGGCGAAGGGCACGGGACCCGGCCCCGGCAGCGGGCCGTCGAACCCGGGCAAGCGCCGCCTCGGCGTCATGGGCGGAACGTTCGATCCGATCCACCACGGCCACCTGGTCGCGGCCAGTGAGGTCGCCGCCCAGTTCCACCTCGACGAGGTGGTGTTCGTGCCCACCGGCCAGCCGTGGCAGAAGAGCGACCGCAAGGTCAGCCCCGCCGAGGACCGCTATCTGATGACGGTCATCGCGACCGCCGAGAACCCCCAGTTCTCGGTGAGCCGCATCGACATCGACCGAGGCGGTCCCACCTACACCACGGACACCCTGCGTGATCTGAAGGCGCTCAACCCCGACACCGACCTCTTCTTCATCACCGGCGCCGACGCGCTCGGCCAGATCCTCACCTGGCGTTACACGGACGAGTTGTTCTCCCTGGCCCACTTCATCGGCGTCACCCGCCCCGGTCACACCCTCGCCGACCCGGGCCTCCCCGAGGGCGGCGTCTCGCTCGTCGAAGTTCCCGCGCTCGCCATCTCGTCCACAGACTGCCGTGCGAGAGTCGCCAAGGGCGAACCCGTCTGGTACCTGGTGCCGGACGGCGTGGTGCGGTACATCGACAAACGGCAGCTGTACCGCGGCGAGTGA
- a CDS encoding MFS transporter — protein MLTAQFMALLDVFIVNVAVPTIGSDLHASGAGLQLVVAGYSIAYAVLLITGARLGDLLGHRRVHLAGIAVFTAASLACGLAGGTGELIAFRLVQGAGSAVMIPQVLSLIQRHFTGEARAKALGAYSAVLATGAAAGQVLGGVLVSADLFGEGWRPVFLVNVPVGAVLLAVGSRVLPRDDAHAGERSRGLDLPGLVLLGGAVSLLTVPLVLGQEEHWPLWSWLSLAAAALAFALFLGYESRLARRGGAPLIAPRVLRHPGIGLAVFRLLAVMAVNAGFLFSLTLHIQGGLGYSALRAGLTFAPTAVVFGLAGLTWRKWPASWQRHLIPGGFVLTGLSVTGVGLALHGGSHGGAGLYAAFAGVGVGLALAFSPTLTGALATVRPEDAADASGLLATVTQLGQLLGVAAFGALFLNRLESLGAPGAYTSSDALLVCMYALAATATLGAVSGLVRRRR, from the coding sequence GTGCTCACCGCCCAGTTCATGGCCCTGCTCGACGTCTTCATCGTCAACGTCGCCGTGCCCACGATCGGTTCAGACCTCCACGCGAGCGGCGCCGGACTGCAGCTGGTGGTCGCCGGGTACTCCATCGCGTACGCCGTGCTGCTGATCACCGGAGCGCGCCTCGGCGACCTGCTCGGCCACCGCCGGGTCCACCTCGCCGGGATCGCGGTGTTCACGGCCGCTTCGCTGGCCTGCGGACTGGCCGGGGGAACGGGGGAATTGATCGCCTTCCGGCTGGTGCAGGGCGCCGGGTCGGCCGTGATGATCCCGCAGGTGCTCAGCCTGATCCAGCGTCACTTCACCGGCGAAGCGCGGGCGAAGGCGCTCGGGGCCTACTCCGCCGTACTGGCCACCGGTGCCGCCGCCGGGCAGGTGCTGGGCGGGGTCCTGGTCAGCGCCGACCTGTTCGGCGAGGGCTGGCGGCCGGTGTTCCTCGTGAACGTGCCCGTCGGCGCCGTGCTGCTGGCCGTCGGCAGCCGCGTCCTGCCGCGGGACGACGCACACGCCGGGGAACGCTCGCGCGGCCTCGACCTGCCCGGCCTGGTGCTGCTCGGCGGGGCCGTCTCGCTGCTGACCGTGCCGCTCGTGCTCGGCCAGGAGGAGCACTGGCCGCTGTGGTCCTGGCTGTCCCTTGCCGCGGCCGCACTGGCTTTCGCCCTGTTCCTGGGATATGAGTCCCGGCTCGCCCGGCGCGGCGGGGCGCCGTTGATCGCGCCGAGGGTGCTGCGCCATCCCGGTATCGGCCTCGCCGTCTTCCGGCTGCTGGCCGTGATGGCGGTCAACGCCGGTTTTCTCTTCTCGCTGACCCTCCACATCCAGGGCGGCCTCGGCTACAGCGCCCTGCGGGCGGGGCTGACCTTCGCGCCGACCGCCGTGGTGTTCGGGTTGGCCGGTCTGACCTGGCGCAAGTGGCCGGCCTCCTGGCAACGCCACCTGATCCCGGGAGGGTTCGTCCTCACCGGCCTGTCGGTGACCGGGGTGGGCCTCGCGTTGCACGGCGGGAGCCACGGCGGGGCCGGGCTGTACGCGGCCTTCGCGGGCGTCGGGGTGGGCCTCGCGCTCGCTTTCAGCCCCACCCTGACCGGGGCCCTCGCCACTGTGCGGCCCGAGGACGCGGCCGACGCCAGCGGCCTGCTCGCCACGGTCACCCAGCTCGGTCAGCTGCTCGGTGTGGCGGCCTTCGGCGCACTCTTCCTGAACCGGCTTGAGTCACTGGGGGCCCCTGGGGCGTATACCTCTTCGGACGCGCTCCTCGTGTGCATGTACGCGCTGGCCGCGACGGCCACGCTGGGTGCTGTGTCCGGACTGGTACGAAGGCGTCGCTGA
- the rpmA gene encoding 50S ribosomal protein L27 — protein MAHKKGASSTRNGRDSNAQRLGVKRFGGQVVSAGEILVRQRGTHFHPGAGVGRGGDDTLFALQAGSVQFGTHRGRKVVNIVPVA, from the coding sequence ATGGCACACAAGAAGGGCGCATCGTCCACCCGGAACGGTCGCGACTCCAACGCCCAGCGGCTCGGCGTGAAGCGCTTCGGCGGTCAGGTCGTCTCCGCGGGTGAGATCCTGGTCCGCCAGCGCGGCACCCACTTCCACCCGGGCGCGGGCGTCGGCCGCGGCGGCGACGACACGCTGTTCGCGCTGCAGGCCGGTTCGGTGCAGTTCGGCACCCACCGTGGCCGCAAGGTCGTGAACATCGTTCCCGTCGCCTGA
- the obgE gene encoding GTPase ObgE — protein sequence MTTFVDRVELHVAAGNGGHGCASVHREKFKPLGGPDGGNGGRGGDVILTVDQSVTTLLDYHHSPHRKATNGKPGEGGFRSGKDGQDLVLPVPNGTVVLDKSGNVLADLVGHGTSYIAAQGGRGGLGNAALASARRKAPGFALLGEPGDVQDIVLELKTVADVALVGYPSAGKSSLISVLSAAKPKIADYPFTTLVPNLGVVATGSTVYTIADVPGLIPGASQGKGLGLEFLRHVERCSVLVHVLDTATLESDRDPVSDLDVIEEELKQYGGLDDRPRIVVLNKIDVPDGKDLAEMVRPDLQARGYRVFEVSAVAHTGLKELSYALADLVAKARAAKPKEEATRIVIRPQAVDDAGFTVTREADGLFRVRGEKPERWVRQTDFNNDEAVGYLADRLNRLGVEERLMKAGAKAGDGVAIGPEDNAVVFDWEPSLTAGAEMLGRRGEDHRFEGVRPAAQRRKERQAEHDEAQQEFDDFEPF from the coding sequence ATGACCACCTTCGTGGACCGCGTCGAACTGCACGTCGCCGCGGGTAACGGAGGCCACGGCTGTGCCTCCGTCCACCGTGAGAAGTTCAAGCCGCTCGGCGGCCCCGACGGCGGCAACGGCGGACGCGGCGGCGACGTCATCCTCACCGTCGACCAGTCGGTCACCACGCTGCTCGACTACCACCACTCCCCGCACCGCAAGGCCACCAACGGCAAACCCGGCGAGGGCGGCTTCCGCTCCGGCAAGGACGGCCAGGACCTCGTCCTGCCGGTCCCGAACGGCACGGTCGTACTCGACAAGTCGGGCAACGTACTGGCCGACCTGGTCGGCCACGGCACGTCGTACATCGCCGCCCAGGGCGGCCGCGGCGGCCTCGGCAACGCGGCGCTGGCCTCGGCCCGCCGCAAGGCGCCCGGTTTCGCGCTGCTCGGCGAGCCCGGCGACGTGCAGGACATCGTGCTGGAGCTGAAGACCGTCGCGGACGTGGCCCTCGTCGGCTACCCGAGCGCGGGCAAGTCCTCGCTCATCTCCGTGCTGTCCGCCGCCAAGCCGAAGATCGCCGACTACCCGTTCACCACCCTCGTCCCGAACCTGGGCGTGGTCGCCACGGGCTCGACCGTGTACACCATCGCCGACGTTCCCGGGCTCATCCCGGGCGCCAGCCAGGGCAAGGGGCTGGGCCTGGAGTTCCTGCGGCACGTCGAGCGGTGCAGCGTCCTCGTGCACGTGCTGGACACGGCCACCCTGGAGTCCGACCGCGACCCCGTCTCCGACCTCGACGTCATCGAGGAGGAGCTGAAGCAGTACGGCGGCCTCGACGACCGCCCGCGCATCGTCGTCCTCAACAAGATCGACGTGCCCGACGGCAAGGACCTCGCCGAGATGGTGCGGCCCGACCTCCAGGCCCGCGGCTACCGCGTCTTCGAGGTGTCCGCGGTGGCGCACACCGGGCTGAAGGAGCTGTCGTACGCCCTGGCCGACCTGGTCGCGAAGGCGCGTGCCGCCAAGCCGAAGGAGGAGGCGACCCGGATCGTCATCCGGCCGCAGGCCGTCGACGACGCGGGATTCACCGTCACGCGCGAAGCCGACGGGCTCTTCCGCGTGCGCGGCGAGAAGCCCGAGCGCTGGGTGCGCCAGACCGACTTCAACAACGACGAGGCCGTGGGCTACCTCGCCGACCGGCTGAACCGCCTCGGCGTCGAGGAACGGCTGATGAAGGCGGGCGCGAAGGCCGGGGACGGCGTCGCCATCGGACCCGAGGACAACGCGGTCGTCTTCGACTGGGAGCCGTCGCTGACGGCCGGCGCCGAGATGCTCGGACGACGTGGCGAGGACCACCGGTTCGAGGGCGTACGGCCTGCCGCGCAGCGGCGCAAGGAACGGCAGGCCGAACACGACGAGGCGCAGCAGGAGTTCGACGACTTCGAGCCGTTCTGA
- a CDS encoding SCO2584 family spore wall biosynthesis protein has product MPEDVGGTPFADGPEPDDDRDRGAMDEEFASAVFDEAWIRAAVVHEPTAVERLLAAAQARADAQEAEARRARGRAARGDDERYDDGFGPDDGFGHGLDPDDLDDMDVLDGRYGTVGPFGRAYGKGARWHRPVAWMLALVMGIGMVALAFTAVYRGGSSSRQDQVPTPASTGLEQGQEAGAGTTGPSASADYSPPAFSAVPRTP; this is encoded by the coding sequence GTGCCGGAGGACGTGGGGGGCACGCCGTTCGCTGACGGCCCGGAGCCCGACGACGACCGCGACCGCGGAGCGATGGACGAAGAGTTCGCCTCCGCGGTCTTCGACGAGGCCTGGATACGGGCCGCCGTGGTCCACGAGCCGACGGCCGTGGAAAGACTCCTCGCCGCCGCCCAGGCCCGCGCCGACGCCCAGGAGGCGGAGGCGCGCCGGGCACGCGGCAGGGCCGCACGGGGCGACGACGAGCGCTACGACGACGGATTCGGTCCCGACGACGGCTTCGGCCACGGCCTGGACCCCGACGACCTGGACGACATGGACGTCCTCGACGGCCGCTACGGCACCGTGGGCCCCTTCGGCAGGGCCTACGGCAAGGGCGCCCGCTGGCACCGCCCTGTCGCCTGGATGCTCGCCCTCGTCATGGGCATCGGCATGGTCGCCCTGGCCTTCACCGCGGTGTACCGGGGCGGGTCCTCCAGTCGTCAGGACCAGGTCCCCACACCCGCTTCGACCGGTCTGGAGCAGGGCCAGGAAGCCGGCGCGGGCACCACCGGCCCCTCGGCCTCCGCGGACTACTCGCCCCCCGCGTTCTCAGCGGTGCCGCGGACCCCCTGA